From the Desulforhopalus sp. genome, one window contains:
- a CDS encoding 2-dehydropantoate 2-reductase → MHILLVGPGALGCLLSSVITRGLAATEDVLTILDHNDERASYLTEHGIVYQLGDRCQTVAINATSDPARLGPVDVILLCVKSYDVEASLTFCRPLLTATTLVVFLQNGISHLSMLDLLGEATGAFGTTTEGATLLQRGHVRHAGSGATYLGFLEKPGEHQAYLLEKLQAVFAAGGLQVEGSSNVLARIWAKLFINVGINALTAILACKNGELLTIAGADLRMQTAVDEAMRVARAEGVDVMGDPYLATRTVCSKTAENVSSMLQDVRNRRRTEIEAINGAIVVKGRNYGIHTPENDLLCRQVKAIEAGYLK, encoded by the coding sequence ATGCATATCCTCCTCGTTGGTCCCGGCGCCCTCGGTTGCCTGCTCAGCTCGGTCATCACCAGGGGCCTGGCCGCAACCGAAGACGTTTTGACGATCCTCGACCATAACGATGAACGCGCCAGCTACCTTACCGAACACGGTATTGTCTACCAGTTAGGCGATCGTTGCCAAACCGTCGCAATCAACGCAACCTCTGACCCCGCCCGACTGGGGCCGGTTGACGTGATACTGCTCTGCGTAAAATCCTACGATGTCGAGGCCAGCCTCACCTTCTGCCGCCCCTTACTGACCGCAACAACCCTGGTGGTCTTCCTGCAAAACGGCATCAGCCACCTGTCGATGCTTGATCTGCTCGGCGAAGCCACCGGTGCATTCGGCACTACCACGGAAGGGGCGACATTGCTGCAGCGCGGGCATGTCCGTCACGCCGGCAGCGGCGCAACATATCTTGGTTTTCTTGAAAAGCCAGGCGAGCACCAGGCGTATCTCCTCGAAAAACTGCAGGCGGTCTTTGCCGCCGGTGGCCTGCAGGTGGAAGGCTCCAGCAACGTCTTGGCAAGGATCTGGGCCAAACTGTTTATCAATGTCGGCATCAATGCCCTCACCGCCATTCTGGCCTGCAAGAACGGCGAACTACTGACCATTGCCGGCGCCGACCTGCGAATGCAGACCGCGGTCGATGAAGCGATGCGGGTTGCCAGGGCGGAAGGCGTCGACGTCATGGGCGACCCGTATCTCGCCACCCGCACGGTCTGCAGCAAGACCGCCGAGAACGTCTCTTCGATGCTTCAGGACGTACGCAATCGGCGGCGCACGGAAATCGAGGCGATCAACGGCGCGATTGTCGTCAAGGGACGCAATTATGGAATCCATACTCCGGAAAACGACCTCCTCTGCCGGCAGGTGAAGGCGATTGAAGCCGGCTACCTCAAGTAA
- a CDS encoding DNA-binding protein, which translates to MLRRCILFAITLFFATNPAFLPGPAAAMPQTAAAGEAKTVTGTVIDTVNASGYTYMLVATGTTETWVAIPETAVKKGGIVSYYEGMAMANFTSKSLNKTFERIIFSAGLAETAGTVAAAPASGDSFAAALQAEQKSAGPSAPIAEQVSGGSSMAIAPLQEISVPKAEGDNAYTVAEIFAGSKDLAGKKVRLRGKVVKFSPSIMGKNWAHIQDGTGDPLHNTHDLVFTTDATLAVDTIVVMEGILAADKDFGAGYKYAAIVEQATLSK; encoded by the coding sequence ATGCTTCGCAGATGCATCCTATTCGCCATCACCTTGTTTTTTGCCACGAACCCGGCTTTCTTGCCAGGGCCGGCGGCGGCCATGCCACAGACAGCGGCAGCCGGAGAAGCCAAAACCGTAACCGGCACGGTAATCGACACCGTGAATGCCTCCGGCTACACCTATATGCTCGTTGCTACGGGGACCACGGAGACATGGGTGGCAATCCCCGAGACCGCAGTGAAAAAGGGCGGGATCGTCAGCTACTATGAGGGAATGGCCATGGCTAATTTCACCAGCAAGTCCCTCAACAAGACCTTTGAACGGATCATCTTCTCCGCTGGACTTGCCGAAACTGCCGGGACAGTGGCCGCTGCTCCGGCCTCCGGCGATTCCTTTGCCGCTGCCCTGCAGGCCGAACAAAAATCCGCAGGCCCCTCGGCACCGATTGCCGAGCAGGTTTCCGGCGGCAGTTCCATGGCCATTGCCCCTTTACAGGAAATCTCCGTTCCCAAGGCGGAAGGTGATAACGCCTACACCGTTGCCGAAATCTTTGCCGGCAGCAAGGACCTCGCCGGCAAGAAGGTTCGTCTGCGCGGCAAGGTCGTCAAATTCAGTCCGAGCATCATGGGCAAAAACTGGGCACACATCCAGGACGGCACCGGCGACCCGCTGCACAACACCCACGACCTGGTATTCACCACCGATGCCACCCTGGCAGTCGACACTATCGTCGTTATGGAAGGTATATTGGCGGCTGACAAAGACTTTGGCGCGGGCTACAAATATGCAGCGATTGTTGAACAGGCGACGCTGAGCAAATAG
- a CDS encoding GDSL-type esterase/lipase family protein, producing MIKLLFLGDSLVADHNWQAHMSACKVENFGVPGATAEDLLASLPAIKAKTQGPEVIVIMVGTNDLLAGNNDFHASLKNILIELSNDYPAAEILVTSLLPMLLPHLPENAISSLNAHIEALTMVTGSCFLDIHKRFASSDKQLFQEDGVHLTEAAYAIWTRSLIEHLAFLIEND from the coding sequence ATGATTAAACTTCTCTTTCTCGGCGATTCACTTGTTGCGGATCACAACTGGCAGGCCCATATGTCCGCCTGTAAGGTCGAAAATTTCGGCGTCCCCGGCGCCACCGCGGAGGATCTTCTCGCCTCCCTGCCAGCTATAAAGGCCAAGACACAAGGCCCTGAAGTCATTGTTATAATGGTTGGCACCAATGACCTGCTCGCCGGTAACAACGACTTCCATGCCAGCCTGAAAAATATCCTCATTGAACTGAGTAATGATTATCCTGCCGCGGAAATCCTGGTCACGAGTCTTCTGCCCATGCTCCTTCCGCATCTGCCGGAAAATGCAATCTCCAGTCTTAACGCACACATAGAAGCACTGACCATGGTTACCGGCAGTTGTTTTCTCGATATCCACAAACGCTTCGCCAGTTCCGACAAACAACTCTTCCAGGAAGATGGGGTGCATCTCACCGAAGCGGCATATGCCATCTGGACACGCAGTTTAATTGAGCATCTGGCCTTTCTAATTGAAAATGATTAG
- a CDS encoding isoamylase, with translation MPPSYLSRYFCNSKPTIPIINMPTAKNQRIRKRGYPLPAGVTILREGINFSIFARHATKVTLVIDHLPKDATQFIRHEFVLHPHENRTGDMWHILLLTQQQSFRYGYRFDGPAEGNSEGLAYDFRKILIDPYSRMLVPRGWGEATKYGIKPCCVITNQDFDWQEDRPLKTPLAETIIYELHVRGFTKDPSSAVAAPGTYRGIIEKIPYLLDLGITAVELMPVMECDENDVTFTNPKTGERLKNFWGYNPVSFFALRSGYASDPSRATVEFKEMVRALHQAGIEVFLDMVFNHTGEGGYQGTTSSFRGIDNQVYYLLGPDQEYLNFSGCGNTMNCNHPVVRELILESLRFWVTEMHIDGFRFDLASILGRDRQGHVLANPPMIEIIGEDPVLRDTKMIAEAWDAAGLYQVGSFSSDSRWAEWNGRFRDDVRSFMRSDDNTVTHLATRIAGSSDLYQPSGRGPLCSINFLTSHDGFTLADLVSYDRKNNLANGEDDRDGEKHNLSWNSGHEGSGAPEEVAQLRLRRMKTFAVLLLLSQGVPMISAGDEFGRSQGGNNNAWCQDNEISWLDWSLLQEHAGFFRFFKECIALRKRHRVFRRDDFFHHDQGPDQGQLPEITWQYLNPCEQNWAADSHGLAFLLRAPDGDRFGGDFFVMVNSDRQKILEFTAPPPRGKGASWYKIIDSAANSPGDFQRISEARRHPHSAPAVLLPFSCVVLQSLV, from the coding sequence ATGCCACCGTCGTACCTTTCCCGCTATTTCTGTAACAGTAAACCAACAATACCTATTATCAATATGCCGACCGCAAAAAACCAACGTATCCGCAAAAGAGGCTACCCGCTGCCCGCCGGAGTCACCATCCTCAGGGAGGGTATCAATTTTTCCATATTTGCCCGGCATGCGACCAAGGTCACCCTGGTTATCGATCACCTGCCCAAGGACGCCACCCAGTTCATCCGCCACGAGTTTGTCCTTCATCCCCACGAGAATCGAACCGGTGACATGTGGCACATCCTTCTGCTCACCCAGCAGCAAAGTTTCCGGTACGGCTACAGGTTCGATGGCCCGGCGGAGGGAAACAGCGAAGGCCTTGCCTATGATTTCCGCAAGATTCTCATTGATCCCTACAGCCGTATGCTGGTACCGCGTGGCTGGGGGGAAGCGACCAAATACGGTATCAAGCCCTGTTGCGTAATCACCAATCAGGATTTCGACTGGCAGGAGGACCGCCCGCTGAAAACGCCGCTGGCCGAGACCATCATCTACGAGCTTCACGTTCGCGGTTTCACCAAGGATCCAAGCTCAGCGGTGGCCGCCCCCGGCACCTACCGGGGAATCATCGAAAAAATCCCCTATCTCCTTGACCTTGGAATCACCGCTGTCGAACTCATGCCGGTCATGGAATGCGATGAAAACGACGTCACCTTCACCAATCCGAAAACCGGTGAACGTTTGAAAAATTTCTGGGGCTACAACCCGGTGTCCTTTTTTGCCCTCCGCTCAGGCTACGCCAGCGATCCGTCCCGCGCTACAGTGGAGTTCAAAGAGATGGTCCGGGCCCTGCACCAGGCGGGGATCGAGGTTTTTCTCGACATGGTCTTCAACCATACCGGCGAAGGCGGCTATCAGGGGACAACCAGCAGTTTTCGGGGTATCGACAATCAGGTCTACTACCTTCTAGGCCCGGACCAGGAATACCTGAACTTCTCCGGTTGCGGCAATACCATGAACTGCAATCATCCGGTGGTTCGCGAGTTGATCCTTGAATCCCTGCGTTTCTGGGTGACCGAGATGCATATCGACGGCTTTCGTTTTGACCTTGCCTCCATCCTTGGCAGAGACCGGCAGGGCCATGTGCTTGCCAATCCGCCGATGATAGAAATCATCGGTGAAGACCCGGTGCTCCGCGACACCAAAATGATCGCCGAGGCCTGGGACGCAGCCGGCCTGTATCAGGTCGGGTCCTTTTCCTCCGATTCCCGCTGGGCCGAATGGAACGGCCGCTTTCGCGATGATGTCCGCAGTTTCATGCGTAGTGACGATAATACAGTGACCCACCTCGCCACCCGCATTGCCGGCAGCTCCGATCTCTACCAGCCAAGTGGCCGGGGACCGCTCTGCTCCATCAATTTTCTCACCAGCCACGACGGCTTCACCCTTGCCGACCTGGTGAGCTACGACCGGAAAAACAACCTCGCCAATGGCGAAGACGACCGGGACGGTGAAAAGCACAACCTGTCGTGGAACAGTGGCCATGAGGGCAGCGGCGCCCCGGAAGAGGTCGCCCAGTTGCGTCTGCGGCGGATGAAGACCTTTGCCGTTCTGCTTTTATTATCGCAAGGGGTGCCGATGATCTCCGCCGGTGACGAATTCGGCCGGAGCCAGGGGGGCAACAACAATGCCTGGTGCCAGGACAATGAAATCAGCTGGCTCGATTGGTCGCTTCTGCAAGAACATGCCGGATTCTTTCGCTTTTTCAAGGAATGCATCGCTCTCAGAAAACGCCACCGCGTTTTTCGCCGAGACGATTTTTTCCACCACGATCAAGGCCCTGACCAGGGGCAACTACCGGAGATTACCTGGCAATACCTGAACCCTTGCGAGCAGAACTGGGCAGCCGACAGCCACGGCCTGGCCTTTCTCCTCAGAGCCCCGGATGGCGACCGGTTTGGCGGCGACTTTTTTGTCATGGTCAACAGTGACCGGCAAAAAATACTCGAATTTACCGCCCCCCCACCGCGCGGCAAGGGGGCATCGTGGTATAAAATAATTGACAGTGCCGCAAATTCTCCCGGCGATTTCCAGCGGATCAGCGAGGCAAGGCGGCACCCGCACTCGGCACCCGCCGTTCTTTTGCCGTTTTCCTGCGTTGTCCTGCAATCCTTGGTATAA